From Xyrauchen texanus isolate HMW12.3.18 chromosome 12, RBS_HiC_50CHRs, whole genome shotgun sequence, one genomic window encodes:
- the pdxdc1 gene encoding pyridoxal-dependent decarboxylase domain-containing protein 1 isoform X4, with amino-acid sequence MMDPALAEMGNHLSDAMKILESGKLETEQAKERRKLSWKDIPGPLQVDGQDVVSILQLVQNLMHGDDDMQGHRRMHYVGEQGHMALLGHSLAAYISVLDRERLRKLTTRILSDTTLWLCRLFKYENGSAYYHEDDREGLLKVCRLVINTQYEDYATEGFTVLSSKQPVIYQSAACRPGLGQHLCSQLGLPLSSLCIVPCNTMFGSLHQMDVALLDKLIKDDQDSGKIPLLLIANAGTPGAGHTDKLSRLKELCVQCNMWLHVEGVNLATLALGQVSSTVTAATKCDSMTLTPGPWLGLPAVPAVTLYRHEDPALSLAAGLTSSQPVEKLRALPLWLSLQYLGHNGILERIKHAAQLSQQLLELLKTLASIKTSVEDELNSPVVVFRFSQESSAPSSGGSAEDYFAGEREILDALNRWLGEQLAQQVPISGVDVVELEDEGACVRFNPLMTAAVLGTQENDVAALVEKLGEMIPVLSCTMCFRQDFKDEVLQQASLSYIEDLSWPGLGGVRYEPRSTDLDEDKRQQSMEGINSDLLKKLKELDTDLSFSIGPEFCEEKNCIFIGLATEDLDVAELVETIVSLGKDIEESGKLFENMTEVVRKGIQEAEQQLQKANEEKLMEEGVLRQIPLVGSVLNWFSPMQASVKGRTFNLAEGSVDSTEPVYSIKTQMSKDASPDSPKSSAKRFPGQKLFQRHGAGSDSISETSSVGQLEESFREAAPIQSAEEDVAEVPQEHSSPADEETVSSDQHVPEGQETESADALR; translated from the exons ATGATGGACCCGGCACTTGCTGAGATGGGAAACCATCTCTCTGATGCCATGAAGATTTTGGAAAGTGGAAAATT GGAGACAGAACAGGCCAAAGAGAGAAGAAAGCTGAGTTGGAAAGACATACCAGGACCTTTACAAGTAGA TGGACAGGATGTTGTGAGCATACTCCAGCTAGTCCAGAACCTGATGCATGGAGATGATGATATGCAGGGTCATCG CAGGATGCATTATGTTGGAGAGCAGGGACACATGGCTCTATTGGGACACAGTCTGGCTGCATATATTTCTGTACTGGATCGAGAAAGACTGAGAAAGCTTACCACACGCATCCTGTCAGATACCACTCTCTGGCTCTGCAGGCTTTTCAA ataTGAAAACGGCTCTGCTTATTACCATGAAGATGACCGTGAGGGGCTGCTGAAGGTGTGTCGGCTGGTCATTAATACTCAGTATGAAGACTATGCTACTGAGGGTTTTACTGTGCTCAGCTCTAAGCAGCCTGTTATTTACCAAAGTGCTGCATGCAGACCTGGCCTGGGACAACATCTCTGCAGCCAG CTGGGGCTGCCTCTGTCAAGTCTTTGTATTGTACCCTGTAACACAATGTTTGGTTCCTTGCACCAAATG GATGTTGCATTGCTTGACAAGCTGATCAAAGATGATCAGGACTCTGGGAAGATTCCGTTGTTGTTGATAGCGAATGCTG GAACGCCAGGTGCAGGTCACACAGATAAACTCAGTCGTCTGAAAGAGCTCTGTGTTCAGTGCAACATGTGGCTCCATGTAGAGGG GGTGAATTTGGCAACACTTGCTCTTGGTCAGGTCTCCTCCACTGTCACG GCGGCCACCAAGTGTGACAGTATGACTTTAACCCCAGGCCCATGGTTGGGTTTGCCAGCTGTGCCTGCTGTCACTCTCTACAGACATGAGGACCCAGCTCTA TCTCTTGCAGCAGGTCTGACCTCCAGCCAACCAGTTGAGAAGCTGCGGGCTTTACCGCTCTGGCTGTCCCTGCAGTACCTTGGGCACAATGGGATTTTAGAGAGGATCAAGCATGCCGCACAGCTA AGTCAACAGCTGTTGGAGCTTTTAAAGACACTGGCTTCAATAAAGACCTCG GTGGAGGATGAACTGAATTCTCCAGTGGTTGTCTTCAGGTTTTCACAAGAGTCCAGTGCAC CGtcaagtggtggctcagcagagGATTATTTTGCAGGGGAAAGAGAGATTCTTGATGCTCTTAACAGATGG TTGGGTGAGCAGTTGGCACAGCAGGTGCCCATCAGTGGTGTGGATGTGGTTGAGCTGGAAGATGAAGGCGCATGTGTTCGTTTCAACCCCCTCATGACCGCTGCAG tgcttgGCACTCAGGAGAATGATGTGGCTGCATTGGTGGAGAAGCTGGGAGAGATGATTCCAGTGCTGAGCTGCACCATGTGCTTCAGACAGGACTTCAAAGATGAGGTGCTTCAACAGGCTTCTCTTTCTTACATTGAGGATCTGAGCTGGCCTGGTCTGGGGGGTGTGAG GTATGAGCCCAGAAGCACAGATCTTGATGAAGATAAGAGACAACAGAGTATGGAGGGGATCAACAGCGACTTGCTTAAGAAACTGAAGGAGCTGGATACAGACCTGAGCTTCTCTATTG GCCCTGAGTTTTGTGAAGAGAAAAATTGCATATTTATTGGATTGGCTACAGAGGACCTAGATGTGGCAGAGTTGGTGGAAACAATAGTATCTCTTGGAAAAGACATTGAAGAAAGTGGAAAG TTATTTGAGAACATGACTGAAGTAGTAAGAAAAGGCATTCAGGAAGCTGAGCAGCAGCTTCAGAAAGCCAATGAAGAGAAGCTTATGGAGGAG GGTGTACTTCGACAGATCCCTCTGGTGGGCTCTGTGCTAAACTGGTTCTCTCCGATGCAGGCCTCTGTCAAAGGCAGGACTTTTAACCTGGCTGAAG GTTCTGTGGACAGCACCGAGCCAGTGTACTCCATTAAAACCCAGATGAGTAAAGACGCCTCCCCTGATTCCCCCAAGTCCAGCGCCAAACGGTTCCCAG
- the pdxdc1 gene encoding pyridoxal-dependent decarboxylase domain-containing protein 1 isoform X1: MMDPALAEMGNHLSDAMKILESGKLETEQAKERRKLSWKDIPGPLQVDGQDVVSILQLVQNLMHGDDDMQGHRRMHYVGEQGHMALLGHSLAAYISVLDRERLRKLTTRILSDTTLWLCRLFKYENGSAYYHEDDREGLLKVCRLVINTQYEDYATEGFTVLSSKQPVIYQSAACRPGLGQHLCSQLGLPLSSLCIVPCNTMFGSLHQMDVALLDKLIKDDQDSGKIPLLLIANAGTPGAGHTDKLSRLKELCVQCNMWLHVEGVNLATLALGQVSSTVTAATKCDSMTLTPGPWLGLPAVPAVTLYRHEDPALSLAAGLTSSQPVEKLRALPLWLSLQYLGHNGILERIKHAAQLSQQLLELLKTLASIKTSDVVSHSRVPPISGGSLRDVLGSLILSIVEDELNSPVVVFRFSQESSAPSSGGSAEDYFAGEREILDALNRWLGEQLAQQVPISGVDVVELEDEGACVRFNPLMTAAVLGTQENDVAALVEKLGEMIPVLSCTMCFRQDFKDEVLQQASLSYIEDLSWPGLGGVRYEPRSTDLDEDKRQQSMEGINSDLLKKLKELDTDLSFSIGPEFCEEKNCIFIGLATEDLDVAELVETIVSLGKDIEESGKLFENMTEVVRKGIQEAEQQLQKANEEKLMEEGVLRQIPLVGSVLNWFSPMQASVKGRTFNLAEGSVDSTEPVYSIKTQMSKDASPDSPKSSAKRFPGQKLFQRHGAGSDSISETSSVGQLEESFREAAPIQSAEEDVAEVPQEHSSPADEETVSSDQHVPEGQETESADALR, from the exons ATGATGGACCCGGCACTTGCTGAGATGGGAAACCATCTCTCTGATGCCATGAAGATTTTGGAAAGTGGAAAATT GGAGACAGAACAGGCCAAAGAGAGAAGAAAGCTGAGTTGGAAAGACATACCAGGACCTTTACAAGTAGA TGGACAGGATGTTGTGAGCATACTCCAGCTAGTCCAGAACCTGATGCATGGAGATGATGATATGCAGGGTCATCG CAGGATGCATTATGTTGGAGAGCAGGGACACATGGCTCTATTGGGACACAGTCTGGCTGCATATATTTCTGTACTGGATCGAGAAAGACTGAGAAAGCTTACCACACGCATCCTGTCAGATACCACTCTCTGGCTCTGCAGGCTTTTCAA ataTGAAAACGGCTCTGCTTATTACCATGAAGATGACCGTGAGGGGCTGCTGAAGGTGTGTCGGCTGGTCATTAATACTCAGTATGAAGACTATGCTACTGAGGGTTTTACTGTGCTCAGCTCTAAGCAGCCTGTTATTTACCAAAGTGCTGCATGCAGACCTGGCCTGGGACAACATCTCTGCAGCCAG CTGGGGCTGCCTCTGTCAAGTCTTTGTATTGTACCCTGTAACACAATGTTTGGTTCCTTGCACCAAATG GATGTTGCATTGCTTGACAAGCTGATCAAAGATGATCAGGACTCTGGGAAGATTCCGTTGTTGTTGATAGCGAATGCTG GAACGCCAGGTGCAGGTCACACAGATAAACTCAGTCGTCTGAAAGAGCTCTGTGTTCAGTGCAACATGTGGCTCCATGTAGAGGG GGTGAATTTGGCAACACTTGCTCTTGGTCAGGTCTCCTCCACTGTCACG GCGGCCACCAAGTGTGACAGTATGACTTTAACCCCAGGCCCATGGTTGGGTTTGCCAGCTGTGCCTGCTGTCACTCTCTACAGACATGAGGACCCAGCTCTA TCTCTTGCAGCAGGTCTGACCTCCAGCCAACCAGTTGAGAAGCTGCGGGCTTTACCGCTCTGGCTGTCCCTGCAGTACCTTGGGCACAATGGGATTTTAGAGAGGATCAAGCATGCCGCACAGCTA AGTCAACAGCTGTTGGAGCTTTTAAAGACACTGGCTTCAATAAAGACCTCG GATGTGGTGTCTCATTCCCGGGTCCCTCCCATCTCCGGGGGCTCACTGCGGGACGTGCTGGGCTCTCTTATACTCTCTATT GTGGAGGATGAACTGAATTCTCCAGTGGTTGTCTTCAGGTTTTCACAAGAGTCCAGTGCAC CGtcaagtggtggctcagcagagGATTATTTTGCAGGGGAAAGAGAGATTCTTGATGCTCTTAACAGATGG TTGGGTGAGCAGTTGGCACAGCAGGTGCCCATCAGTGGTGTGGATGTGGTTGAGCTGGAAGATGAAGGCGCATGTGTTCGTTTCAACCCCCTCATGACCGCTGCAG tgcttgGCACTCAGGAGAATGATGTGGCTGCATTGGTGGAGAAGCTGGGAGAGATGATTCCAGTGCTGAGCTGCACCATGTGCTTCAGACAGGACTTCAAAGATGAGGTGCTTCAACAGGCTTCTCTTTCTTACATTGAGGATCTGAGCTGGCCTGGTCTGGGGGGTGTGAG GTATGAGCCCAGAAGCACAGATCTTGATGAAGATAAGAGACAACAGAGTATGGAGGGGATCAACAGCGACTTGCTTAAGAAACTGAAGGAGCTGGATACAGACCTGAGCTTCTCTATTG GCCCTGAGTTTTGTGAAGAGAAAAATTGCATATTTATTGGATTGGCTACAGAGGACCTAGATGTGGCAGAGTTGGTGGAAACAATAGTATCTCTTGGAAAAGACATTGAAGAAAGTGGAAAG TTATTTGAGAACATGACTGAAGTAGTAAGAAAAGGCATTCAGGAAGCTGAGCAGCAGCTTCAGAAAGCCAATGAAGAGAAGCTTATGGAGGAG GGTGTACTTCGACAGATCCCTCTGGTGGGCTCTGTGCTAAACTGGTTCTCTCCGATGCAGGCCTCTGTCAAAGGCAGGACTTTTAACCTGGCTGAAG GTTCTGTGGACAGCACCGAGCCAGTGTACTCCATTAAAACCCAGATGAGTAAAGACGCCTCCCCTGATTCCCCCAAGTCCAGCGCCAAACGGTTCCCAG
- the pdxdc1 gene encoding pyridoxal-dependent decarboxylase domain-containing protein 1 isoform X5 yields the protein MMDPALAEMGNHLSDAMKILESGKLETEQAKERRKLSWKDIPGPLQVDGQDVVSILQLVQNLMHGDDDMQGHRMHYVGEQGHMALLGHSLAAYISVLDRERLRKLTTRILSDTTLWLCRLFKYENGSAYYHEDDREGLLKVCRLVINTQYEDYATEGFTVLSSKQPVIYQSAACRPGLGQHLCSQLGLPLSSLCIVPCNTMFGSLHQMDVALLDKLIKDDQDSGKIPLLLIANAGTPGAGHTDKLSRLKELCVQCNMWLHVEGVNLATLALGQVSSTVTAATKCDSMTLTPGPWLGLPAVPAVTLYRHEDPALSLAAGLTSSQPVEKLRALPLWLSLQYLGHNGILERIKHAAQLSQQLLELLKTLASIKTSVEDELNSPVVVFRFSQESSAPSSGGSAEDYFAGEREILDALNRWLGEQLAQQVPISGVDVVELEDEGACVRFNPLMTAAVLGTQENDVAALVEKLGEMIPVLSCTMCFRQDFKDEVLQQASLSYIEDLSWPGLGGVRYEPRSTDLDEDKRQQSMEGINSDLLKKLKELDTDLSFSIGPEFCEEKNCIFIGLATEDLDVAELVETIVSLGKDIEESGKLFENMTEVVRKGIQEAEQQLQKANEEKLMEEGVLRQIPLVGSVLNWFSPMQASVKGRTFNLAEGSVDSTEPVYSIKTQMSKDASPDSPKSSAKRFPGQKLFQRHGAGSDSISETSSVGQLEESFREAAPIQSAEEDVAEVPQEHSSPADEETVSSDQHVPEGQETESADALR from the exons ATGATGGACCCGGCACTTGCTGAGATGGGAAACCATCTCTCTGATGCCATGAAGATTTTGGAAAGTGGAAAATT GGAGACAGAACAGGCCAAAGAGAGAAGAAAGCTGAGTTGGAAAGACATACCAGGACCTTTACAAGTAGA TGGACAGGATGTTGTGAGCATACTCCAGCTAGTCCAGAACCTGATGCATGGAGATGATGATATGCAGGGTCATCG GATGCATTATGTTGGAGAGCAGGGACACATGGCTCTATTGGGACACAGTCTGGCTGCATATATTTCTGTACTGGATCGAGAAAGACTGAGAAAGCTTACCACACGCATCCTGTCAGATACCACTCTCTGGCTCTGCAGGCTTTTCAA ataTGAAAACGGCTCTGCTTATTACCATGAAGATGACCGTGAGGGGCTGCTGAAGGTGTGTCGGCTGGTCATTAATACTCAGTATGAAGACTATGCTACTGAGGGTTTTACTGTGCTCAGCTCTAAGCAGCCTGTTATTTACCAAAGTGCTGCATGCAGACCTGGCCTGGGACAACATCTCTGCAGCCAG CTGGGGCTGCCTCTGTCAAGTCTTTGTATTGTACCCTGTAACACAATGTTTGGTTCCTTGCACCAAATG GATGTTGCATTGCTTGACAAGCTGATCAAAGATGATCAGGACTCTGGGAAGATTCCGTTGTTGTTGATAGCGAATGCTG GAACGCCAGGTGCAGGTCACACAGATAAACTCAGTCGTCTGAAAGAGCTCTGTGTTCAGTGCAACATGTGGCTCCATGTAGAGGG GGTGAATTTGGCAACACTTGCTCTTGGTCAGGTCTCCTCCACTGTCACG GCGGCCACCAAGTGTGACAGTATGACTTTAACCCCAGGCCCATGGTTGGGTTTGCCAGCTGTGCCTGCTGTCACTCTCTACAGACATGAGGACCCAGCTCTA TCTCTTGCAGCAGGTCTGACCTCCAGCCAACCAGTTGAGAAGCTGCGGGCTTTACCGCTCTGGCTGTCCCTGCAGTACCTTGGGCACAATGGGATTTTAGAGAGGATCAAGCATGCCGCACAGCTA AGTCAACAGCTGTTGGAGCTTTTAAAGACACTGGCTTCAATAAAGACCTCG GTGGAGGATGAACTGAATTCTCCAGTGGTTGTCTTCAGGTTTTCACAAGAGTCCAGTGCAC CGtcaagtggtggctcagcagagGATTATTTTGCAGGGGAAAGAGAGATTCTTGATGCTCTTAACAGATGG TTGGGTGAGCAGTTGGCACAGCAGGTGCCCATCAGTGGTGTGGATGTGGTTGAGCTGGAAGATGAAGGCGCATGTGTTCGTTTCAACCCCCTCATGACCGCTGCAG tgcttgGCACTCAGGAGAATGATGTGGCTGCATTGGTGGAGAAGCTGGGAGAGATGATTCCAGTGCTGAGCTGCACCATGTGCTTCAGACAGGACTTCAAAGATGAGGTGCTTCAACAGGCTTCTCTTTCTTACATTGAGGATCTGAGCTGGCCTGGTCTGGGGGGTGTGAG GTATGAGCCCAGAAGCACAGATCTTGATGAAGATAAGAGACAACAGAGTATGGAGGGGATCAACAGCGACTTGCTTAAGAAACTGAAGGAGCTGGATACAGACCTGAGCTTCTCTATTG GCCCTGAGTTTTGTGAAGAGAAAAATTGCATATTTATTGGATTGGCTACAGAGGACCTAGATGTGGCAGAGTTGGTGGAAACAATAGTATCTCTTGGAAAAGACATTGAAGAAAGTGGAAAG TTATTTGAGAACATGACTGAAGTAGTAAGAAAAGGCATTCAGGAAGCTGAGCAGCAGCTTCAGAAAGCCAATGAAGAGAAGCTTATGGAGGAG GGTGTACTTCGACAGATCCCTCTGGTGGGCTCTGTGCTAAACTGGTTCTCTCCGATGCAGGCCTCTGTCAAAGGCAGGACTTTTAACCTGGCTGAAG GTTCTGTGGACAGCACCGAGCCAGTGTACTCCATTAAAACCCAGATGAGTAAAGACGCCTCCCCTGATTCCCCCAAGTCCAGCGCCAAACGGTTCCCAG
- the pdxdc1 gene encoding pyridoxal-dependent decarboxylase domain-containing protein 1 isoform X2 yields the protein MMDPALAEMGNHLSDAMKILESGKLETEQAKERRKLSWKDIPGPLQVDGQDVVSILQLVQNLMHGDDDMQGHRMHYVGEQGHMALLGHSLAAYISVLDRERLRKLTTRILSDTTLWLCRLFKYENGSAYYHEDDREGLLKVCRLVINTQYEDYATEGFTVLSSKQPVIYQSAACRPGLGQHLCSQLGLPLSSLCIVPCNTMFGSLHQMDVALLDKLIKDDQDSGKIPLLLIANAGTPGAGHTDKLSRLKELCVQCNMWLHVEGVNLATLALGQVSSTVTAATKCDSMTLTPGPWLGLPAVPAVTLYRHEDPALSLAAGLTSSQPVEKLRALPLWLSLQYLGHNGILERIKHAAQLSQQLLELLKTLASIKTSDVVSHSRVPPISGGSLRDVLGSLILSIVEDELNSPVVVFRFSQESSAPSSGGSAEDYFAGEREILDALNRWLGEQLAQQVPISGVDVVELEDEGACVRFNPLMTAAVLGTQENDVAALVEKLGEMIPVLSCTMCFRQDFKDEVLQQASLSYIEDLSWPGLGGVRYEPRSTDLDEDKRQQSMEGINSDLLKKLKELDTDLSFSIGPEFCEEKNCIFIGLATEDLDVAELVETIVSLGKDIEESGKLFENMTEVVRKGIQEAEQQLQKANEEKLMEEGVLRQIPLVGSVLNWFSPMQASVKGRTFNLAEGSVDSTEPVYSIKTQMSKDASPDSPKSSAKRFPGQKLFQRHGAGSDSISETSSVGQLEESFREAAPIQSAEEDVAEVPQEHSSPADEETVSSDQHVPEGQETESADALR from the exons ATGATGGACCCGGCACTTGCTGAGATGGGAAACCATCTCTCTGATGCCATGAAGATTTTGGAAAGTGGAAAATT GGAGACAGAACAGGCCAAAGAGAGAAGAAAGCTGAGTTGGAAAGACATACCAGGACCTTTACAAGTAGA TGGACAGGATGTTGTGAGCATACTCCAGCTAGTCCAGAACCTGATGCATGGAGATGATGATATGCAGGGTCATCG GATGCATTATGTTGGAGAGCAGGGACACATGGCTCTATTGGGACACAGTCTGGCTGCATATATTTCTGTACTGGATCGAGAAAGACTGAGAAAGCTTACCACACGCATCCTGTCAGATACCACTCTCTGGCTCTGCAGGCTTTTCAA ataTGAAAACGGCTCTGCTTATTACCATGAAGATGACCGTGAGGGGCTGCTGAAGGTGTGTCGGCTGGTCATTAATACTCAGTATGAAGACTATGCTACTGAGGGTTTTACTGTGCTCAGCTCTAAGCAGCCTGTTATTTACCAAAGTGCTGCATGCAGACCTGGCCTGGGACAACATCTCTGCAGCCAG CTGGGGCTGCCTCTGTCAAGTCTTTGTATTGTACCCTGTAACACAATGTTTGGTTCCTTGCACCAAATG GATGTTGCATTGCTTGACAAGCTGATCAAAGATGATCAGGACTCTGGGAAGATTCCGTTGTTGTTGATAGCGAATGCTG GAACGCCAGGTGCAGGTCACACAGATAAACTCAGTCGTCTGAAAGAGCTCTGTGTTCAGTGCAACATGTGGCTCCATGTAGAGGG GGTGAATTTGGCAACACTTGCTCTTGGTCAGGTCTCCTCCACTGTCACG GCGGCCACCAAGTGTGACAGTATGACTTTAACCCCAGGCCCATGGTTGGGTTTGCCAGCTGTGCCTGCTGTCACTCTCTACAGACATGAGGACCCAGCTCTA TCTCTTGCAGCAGGTCTGACCTCCAGCCAACCAGTTGAGAAGCTGCGGGCTTTACCGCTCTGGCTGTCCCTGCAGTACCTTGGGCACAATGGGATTTTAGAGAGGATCAAGCATGCCGCACAGCTA AGTCAACAGCTGTTGGAGCTTTTAAAGACACTGGCTTCAATAAAGACCTCG GATGTGGTGTCTCATTCCCGGGTCCCTCCCATCTCCGGGGGCTCACTGCGGGACGTGCTGGGCTCTCTTATACTCTCTATT GTGGAGGATGAACTGAATTCTCCAGTGGTTGTCTTCAGGTTTTCACAAGAGTCCAGTGCAC CGtcaagtggtggctcagcagagGATTATTTTGCAGGGGAAAGAGAGATTCTTGATGCTCTTAACAGATGG TTGGGTGAGCAGTTGGCACAGCAGGTGCCCATCAGTGGTGTGGATGTGGTTGAGCTGGAAGATGAAGGCGCATGTGTTCGTTTCAACCCCCTCATGACCGCTGCAG tgcttgGCACTCAGGAGAATGATGTGGCTGCATTGGTGGAGAAGCTGGGAGAGATGATTCCAGTGCTGAGCTGCACCATGTGCTTCAGACAGGACTTCAAAGATGAGGTGCTTCAACAGGCTTCTCTTTCTTACATTGAGGATCTGAGCTGGCCTGGTCTGGGGGGTGTGAG GTATGAGCCCAGAAGCACAGATCTTGATGAAGATAAGAGACAACAGAGTATGGAGGGGATCAACAGCGACTTGCTTAAGAAACTGAAGGAGCTGGATACAGACCTGAGCTTCTCTATTG GCCCTGAGTTTTGTGAAGAGAAAAATTGCATATTTATTGGATTGGCTACAGAGGACCTAGATGTGGCAGAGTTGGTGGAAACAATAGTATCTCTTGGAAAAGACATTGAAGAAAGTGGAAAG TTATTTGAGAACATGACTGAAGTAGTAAGAAAAGGCATTCAGGAAGCTGAGCAGCAGCTTCAGAAAGCCAATGAAGAGAAGCTTATGGAGGAG GGTGTACTTCGACAGATCCCTCTGGTGGGCTCTGTGCTAAACTGGTTCTCTCCGATGCAGGCCTCTGTCAAAGGCAGGACTTTTAACCTGGCTGAAG GTTCTGTGGACAGCACCGAGCCAGTGTACTCCATTAAAACCCAGATGAGTAAAGACGCCTCCCCTGATTCCCCCAAGTCCAGCGCCAAACGGTTCCCAG
- the pdxdc1 gene encoding pyridoxal-dependent decarboxylase domain-containing protein 1 isoform X3 — translation MMDPALAEMGNHLSDAMKILESGKLETEQAKERRKLSWKDIPGPLQVDGQDVVSILQLVQNLMHGDDDMQGHRRMHYVGEQGHMALLGHSLAAYISVLDRERLRKLTTRILSDTTLWLCRLFKYENGSAYYHEDDREGLLKVCRLVINTQYEDYATEGFTVLSSKQPVIYQSAACRPGLGQHLCSQLGLPLSSLCIVPCNTMFGSLHQMDVALLDKLIKDDQDSGKIPLLLIANAGTPGAGHTDKLSRLKELCVQCNMWLHVEGVNLATLALGQVSSTVTAATKCDSMTLTPGPWLGLPAVPAVTLYRHEDPALSLAAGLTSSQPVEKLRALPLWLSLQYLGHNGILERIKHAAQLSQQLLELLKTLASIKTSDVLDSEVSLLEALHMVEDELNSPVVVFRFSQESSAPSSGGSAEDYFAGEREILDALNRWLGEQLAQQVPISGVDVVELEDEGACVRFNPLMTAAVLGTQENDVAALVEKLGEMIPVLSCTMCFRQDFKDEVLQQASLSYIEDLSWPGLGGVRYEPRSTDLDEDKRQQSMEGINSDLLKKLKELDTDLSFSIGPEFCEEKNCIFIGLATEDLDVAELVETIVSLGKDIEESGKLFENMTEVVRKGIQEAEQQLQKANEEKLMEEGVLRQIPLVGSVLNWFSPMQASVKGRTFNLAEGSVDSTEPVYSIKTQMSKDASPDSPKSSAKRFPGQKLFQRHGAGSDSISETSSVGQLEESFREAAPIQSAEEDVAEVPQEHSSPADEETVSSDQHVPEGQETESADALR, via the exons ATGATGGACCCGGCACTTGCTGAGATGGGAAACCATCTCTCTGATGCCATGAAGATTTTGGAAAGTGGAAAATT GGAGACAGAACAGGCCAAAGAGAGAAGAAAGCTGAGTTGGAAAGACATACCAGGACCTTTACAAGTAGA TGGACAGGATGTTGTGAGCATACTCCAGCTAGTCCAGAACCTGATGCATGGAGATGATGATATGCAGGGTCATCG CAGGATGCATTATGTTGGAGAGCAGGGACACATGGCTCTATTGGGACACAGTCTGGCTGCATATATTTCTGTACTGGATCGAGAAAGACTGAGAAAGCTTACCACACGCATCCTGTCAGATACCACTCTCTGGCTCTGCAGGCTTTTCAA ataTGAAAACGGCTCTGCTTATTACCATGAAGATGACCGTGAGGGGCTGCTGAAGGTGTGTCGGCTGGTCATTAATACTCAGTATGAAGACTATGCTACTGAGGGTTTTACTGTGCTCAGCTCTAAGCAGCCTGTTATTTACCAAAGTGCTGCATGCAGACCTGGCCTGGGACAACATCTCTGCAGCCAG CTGGGGCTGCCTCTGTCAAGTCTTTGTATTGTACCCTGTAACACAATGTTTGGTTCCTTGCACCAAATG GATGTTGCATTGCTTGACAAGCTGATCAAAGATGATCAGGACTCTGGGAAGATTCCGTTGTTGTTGATAGCGAATGCTG GAACGCCAGGTGCAGGTCACACAGATAAACTCAGTCGTCTGAAAGAGCTCTGTGTTCAGTGCAACATGTGGCTCCATGTAGAGGG GGTGAATTTGGCAACACTTGCTCTTGGTCAGGTCTCCTCCACTGTCACG GCGGCCACCAAGTGTGACAGTATGACTTTAACCCCAGGCCCATGGTTGGGTTTGCCAGCTGTGCCTGCTGTCACTCTCTACAGACATGAGGACCCAGCTCTA TCTCTTGCAGCAGGTCTGACCTCCAGCCAACCAGTTGAGAAGCTGCGGGCTTTACCGCTCTGGCTGTCCCTGCAGTACCTTGGGCACAATGGGATTTTAGAGAGGATCAAGCATGCCGCACAGCTA AGTCAACAGCTGTTGGAGCTTTTAAAGACACTGGCTTCAATAAAGACCTCG GATGTCCTTGACAGTGAGGTGTCTCTTCTCGAAGCTTTACACATG GTGGAGGATGAACTGAATTCTCCAGTGGTTGTCTTCAGGTTTTCACAAGAGTCCAGTGCAC CGtcaagtggtggctcagcagagGATTATTTTGCAGGGGAAAGAGAGATTCTTGATGCTCTTAACAGATGG TTGGGTGAGCAGTTGGCACAGCAGGTGCCCATCAGTGGTGTGGATGTGGTTGAGCTGGAAGATGAAGGCGCATGTGTTCGTTTCAACCCCCTCATGACCGCTGCAG tgcttgGCACTCAGGAGAATGATGTGGCTGCATTGGTGGAGAAGCTGGGAGAGATGATTCCAGTGCTGAGCTGCACCATGTGCTTCAGACAGGACTTCAAAGATGAGGTGCTTCAACAGGCTTCTCTTTCTTACATTGAGGATCTGAGCTGGCCTGGTCTGGGGGGTGTGAG GTATGAGCCCAGAAGCACAGATCTTGATGAAGATAAGAGACAACAGAGTATGGAGGGGATCAACAGCGACTTGCTTAAGAAACTGAAGGAGCTGGATACAGACCTGAGCTTCTCTATTG GCCCTGAGTTTTGTGAAGAGAAAAATTGCATATTTATTGGATTGGCTACAGAGGACCTAGATGTGGCAGAGTTGGTGGAAACAATAGTATCTCTTGGAAAAGACATTGAAGAAAGTGGAAAG TTATTTGAGAACATGACTGAAGTAGTAAGAAAAGGCATTCAGGAAGCTGAGCAGCAGCTTCAGAAAGCCAATGAAGAGAAGCTTATGGAGGAG GGTGTACTTCGACAGATCCCTCTGGTGGGCTCTGTGCTAAACTGGTTCTCTCCGATGCAGGCCTCTGTCAAAGGCAGGACTTTTAACCTGGCTGAAG GTTCTGTGGACAGCACCGAGCCAGTGTACTCCATTAAAACCCAGATGAGTAAAGACGCCTCCCCTGATTCCCCCAAGTCCAGCGCCAAACGGTTCCCAG